Proteins from a genomic interval of Cydia amplana chromosome 8, ilCydAmpl1.1, whole genome shotgun sequence:
- the LOC134650234 gene encoding uncharacterized protein LOC134650234 codes for MGLVLSAIISYAGVLEAIECLRHILAGVLPDTDPEFQDLVDYYTGLLHKTANTANSSDWTTRCGQGYLCLTQDDNGKLMRAAVKYYDGQPDSTAILFSTKISSFGQESVESNSSHANGDYRTERYTPTRTKTIITNASESFSVGNRNRSPASCENISDPNHFLGNSSGRDERSTERSEAKEKLTWHYRPKSPTPQNLPDIQFHSSVDEEIRSNEAYIEDFLRSLDGIKLRPLQRSDPSGRRRSFKKRHSSSSTSSRDSRASREEELKMFTSLEEAEFERMTLEREQGSPNLGSHSRSRSRENSREDRSTQVNSTVDSVLAEDEPLLKPKLKDLPKLGSFEEKEEKETEVNEEEAEIDDFWGSGD; via the exons ATGGGGCTAGTGCTGTCCGCCATCATCTCGTACGCCGGCGTTCTCGAGGCCATCGAGTGCCTGCGGCACATCCTGGCCGGCGTGCTGCCCGATACCGATCCCGAATTCCAGGACCTCGTAGACTACTACACCGGCCTGCTCCACAAAACGGCCAACACCGCCAACAGCAGCGACTGGACGACGCGATGCGGACAGGGCTACCTCTGTCTCACACAAGATGATAACGGAAAATTAATGCGAGCTGCCGTCAAGTACTACGACGGACAGCCCGATTCCACAGCCATACTTTTCTCAACGAAAATTTCTAGCTTCGGCCAGGAGTCTGTCGAAAGCAACAGCTCCCACGCCAACGGCGACTACAGGACTGAAAGGTATACACCGACGCGAACGAAAACTATCATTACTAACGCGTCAGAGTCTTTCAGTGTGGGAAACAGAAACAGATCACCAGCGTCTTGTGAAAATATTTCAGATCCAAATCATTTTTTGGGAAATTCTTCCGGGCGTGACGAACGCTCCACAGAGAGATCAGAGGCCAAAGAGAAACTCACTTGGCATTACCGCCCTAAGAGCCCCACCCCACAAAACCTGCCCGATATACAATTCCATTCTTCAGTCGACGAGGAGATCAGAAGCAACGAGGCCTACATCGAAGATTTTTTAAg ATCACTTGACGGAATAAAGCTCCGACCGTTGCAACGAAGCGACCCGAGTGGCAGGCGTAGAAGTTTCAAAAAGCGTCACTCTTCGTCGTCGACCTCGTCGCGCGATTCGCGTGCGTCGCGCGAGGAGGAACTAAAGATGTTCACGTCACTCGAGGAAGCTGAGTTCGAACGCATGACACTGGAGCGCGAGCAAGGCTCCCCTAATCTAGGTTCTCATTCCAGAAGTCGCTCGAGGGAGAACTCGAGGGAGGATCGATCTACCCAAGTAAACAGCACGGTAGACAGCGTGCTGGCCGAGGACGAGCCGCTGCTCAAACCGAAGCTGAAAGACCTGCCCAAACTCGGCTCCTTCGAAGAGAAAGAGGAGAAAGAAACAGAGGTAAACGAGGAAGAGGCGGAGATAGACGATTTCTGGGGGTCCGGGGATTAG